From Elephas maximus indicus isolate mEleMax1 chromosome 1, mEleMax1 primary haplotype, whole genome shotgun sequence, a single genomic window includes:
- the CASP8AP2 gene encoding CASP8-associated protein 2 isoform X1 — protein sequence MAADDDNGDGTSLFDVFSASPLNNDEGSLDIYAGLDSAVSDIASKSCVPSRNCLDLYEEILTEEGTAKEATYNDLQVEYEKCQLQMKELTRKYKEIQTQNFSLKSENQSLKKNISALIKTARVEINRKDEEINNLHQRLSEFPHFRNNHKTARTSDTIKTKDLKSRSPHLDDCSKTDPRVKSDVSRDVHHSASLPNLGKEGKSHSEKRSTSVLPPSIEKHCANGSWSRSHHQVGEGSSSEDNRREKKDTRHNQYSGGTDRTRKDSSASCGGGEPRNIEANQRLQGRPEKYGKGEPKAESKNSKFKSNTNSDYQSEHISSSWDKEMSREKSHIRVESQNDKRLERQSERSQNINRKDFKSQDKEERKVDQKPKSVVKDQDHRRRSEQTLLPHSRNEMTKSFHNSSKYHLEERRGREECKRDRNVNSHSFQDGRCSSFLSSSRAYKHIDSKEADGIHQWENAPLKAERHRTEDKRKREQESKEENRYMRNEKKTATEHLQKAFKETKKTTTDLKRQNEAKNDKREISKSEISERVNDKELAVKAESGPNETKNKDFKLSFMEKLNLTLSPAKKQPVSQDNQHKITDTPRSSGICDLPSLVQAKTVTCVPSVGEHVTEENKSKLLEPKDALPAASELRTNIPESKMEKKNSLLAKSVENSMPCDVPLCGTETFFSAPVELDQTESLFPSTEMEKTIDSAKPAPRVMDVLQTVVSQNFDLELDTKRNDGLNSCGISESMETKMNFSTKMAESSESILQPSVEGASILPAILSEDGNPKLEPSFVGTPLESKSCHMEPCLPKDTVESSLQKVELMDHRMEIGETNSVYHDDENSVLSIDLNHLRPIPEAISPLNSPVRPVAKVLRIESPSQVPLYNNSHKDVFPLNSAHSTAKNQSDDINKENQKPTCKSDKCTEADSRKNSSTDELEEGEIISDNETSKPQESFEKGAKPRTSPQARNTKINPGRRKSTVHLDENNRKTSSVKIHQTNSKYSKTPSDSRRSSKTGKKDKTMSTSSLEKIVQIIAAPSSVREVMHMLRMIRKHVRKNYMKFKVKFSLIQFHRIIESAILNFTSLIRHLDLSKISKSETALQKNLCDIIESKLKQVKKNGIVDRLFEQQLPDMKKKLWKFVDEQLDYLFGKLKKMLVKFCDSMHFGSDSDEGKLEKTNKEKVQRSNCQKGNMENSSKEILKIKAPKSEDSVHFESLLGCKKSEEKHQDQNNSNMSTVKHGIKKSFNTCFDNIKNSQSKEPSLELNCPSTPKPGRIEGSTVEDAQASQHAALKPERSFEILTEQQASSLTFNLVSDAQMGEIFKSLLQGSDLLDGSVNGNEKSEWELKTPEKQLLESLKCESIPACTTEELVSGVVPPSPKMISDDNWSLLSSEKGPSLPSGLSLPVHPDVLDESCMFEVSTNIALSKDNTCSSEKSKSCISSILLEDLAVSLTVPSPLKSDGHLSFLKPEVLSISTPEEVISAHFSEDALLEEEDASEQDIHLALESDNSSSKSSCSSSWTGRSVAPGFQYHPNLPMHAVIMEKSNDHFIVKIRRAAPSTSPSLKQSIVADESLASLPGVGKEADEATEKEYISCQNSVFKPVDELEKSNKNVDGSRLANEDQNSVIQTQVPDIYEFLKDASGKVGDSNEVAGECFKLHQVWEPKVPESIEDLPPMEEMPQSVGDHLPDTYIDLTKDPVTETKNLGEFLEVTVLNIDHLGCSEGNLDRNAQILDSSLQLDTVGAFIDLTQDASSESKNEGNHSAVADGGLGCQVICIEEENCKEEKLPVANRPLESIVEEACIDLTTESPSPCEVKKDDLKSVPKSNSDSSELPGALDNAHKKRKNLSDLNHSSQKKQRKEITSRKKAKKITQDPGENDEAHQRKANKKRVSAVNKDPSSLKASPGMQDPSTAPATSPTSLSAKNVIKKKGEIIVSWTRNDDREILLECQRRGPSVKTFTSLAAKLNKNPNQVSERFQQLMKLFEKLKCR from the exons CTTCTCCTCTTAATAATGACGAAGGCTCTTTGGACATATATGCTGGGTTGGACAGTGCTGTTTCTG acATTGCTTCCAAATCCTGTGTACCATCCAGAAATTGTTTGGATTTATATGAAGAGATCCTGACTGAAGAAGGAACTGCAAAGGAGGCAACATATAATGAT TTGCAAGTAGAATATGAAAAATGTCAGCTGCAAATGAAAGAACTGACGAGAAAGTATAAGGAAATACAGACACAG AATTTCAGCTTAAAAAGTGAAAATCAGTCTCTTAAGAAGAATATTTCAGCACTTATCAAAACTGCCAGGGTGGAAATAAACCGAAAGGATGAAGAaatcaataatcttcaccaaag ATTGTCTGAATTTCCACATTTTCGAAATAATCATAAAACTGCAAGGACATCAGatacaattaaaacaaaagatcTTAAATCCAGATCTCCTCATTTGGATGATTGTTCAAAGACTGATCCCAGAGTGAAAAGTGATGTTTCGAGAGATGTGCATCACAGCGCTTCGCTGCCAAACctgggaaaagaaggaaaatcacATTCTGAAAAAAGGAGCACTTCAGTTTTGCCACCATCGATCGAAAAACATTGTGCCAATGGCAGTTGGTCACGTTCCCATCATCAGGTCGGTGAGGGTAGCTCAAGTGAGGAtaatagaagagagaaaaaagatacaAGACATAACCAATACAGTGGAGGAACTGATAGAACACGAAAAGACTCTAGTGCTAGCTGTGGTGGTGGTGAACCGAGGAACATAGAGGCTAATCAAAGGCTACAGGGACGTCCTGAGAAATATGGTAAAGGTGAACCAAAAGCTGAAAGCAAAAATTCAAAGTTTAAAAGTAACACAAATTCGGATTATCAAAGTGAACACATTAGCTCTTCCTGGGACAAAGAGATGTCTAGAGAAAAGTCACACATTCGAGTAGAatctcaaaatgacaaaagacTGGAAAGACAAAGTGAAAGATCACAAAATATAAATAGAAAAGACTTTAAATCAcaggacaaagaagaaagaaaagttgaTCAAAAACCAAAATCAGTAGTAAAGGACCAGGATCATCGGAGGAGATCTGAACAAACATTGCTTCCTCATTCCAGGAATGAGATGACAAAATCTTTTCATAATTCAAGTAAATACCATCtggaagagagaagaggaagggaagaatgTAAAAGAGATAGGAATGTAAACAGTCATAGTTTTCAAGATGGAAGATGTTCATCTTTTCTTTCAAGCAGTAGAGCTTACAAACACATTGACTCCAAGGAAGCTGATGGTATACACCAGTGGGAAAATGCACCTTTAAAAGCAGAAAGGCATAGGACTGAAGATAAGAGGAAAAGAGAAcaagaaagcaaagaagaaaataggtatatgagaaatgaaaaaaaaacagctacGGAACATTTGCAGAAGGCTTTCaaagaaaccaagaaaaccacTACTGATTTAAAGAGACAGAATGAGGCAAAAAATGATAAAAGAGAAATTTCTAAAAGTGAAATTTCTGAAAGAGTGAATGACAAAGAACTTGCAGTTAAAGCTGAGAGTGgtccaaatgaaacaaaaaacaaagacttTAAGTTGAGCTTTATGGAAAAATTGAACTTAACTCTTTCTCCTGCTAAAAAGCAGCCAGTTTCTCAGGATAATCAGCATAAAATAACTGATACTCCCCGATCCAGTGGCATTTGTGATTTGCCGTCCTTGGTGCAGGCTAAAACAGTGACATGTGTTCCATCTGTTGGTGAACATGTCAcagaggaaaacaaatcaaaGTTACTAGAACCAAAGGATGCTCTTCCAGCAGCATCTGAACTCAGGACCAATATTCCAGaaagcaaaatggaaaaaaaaaacagtttgttAGCTAAATCTGTTGAGAATTCTATGCCATGTGATGTGCCACTTTGTGGTACAGAGACTTTCTTTTCAGCACCTGTGGAACTGGACCAAACAGAATCCTTATTTCCatcaacagaaatggaaaaaaccaTTGATAGTGCAAAGCCTGCTCCCAGGGTAATGGATGTATTACAAACAGTTGTTTCTCAAAACTTTGACTTGGAATTGGATACCAAAAGAAACGATGGTTTAaattcttgtggtatttctgaaagtatggaaacaaagatgaatttTTCAACAAAAATGGCTGAATCCAGCGAGAGCATTTTGCAGCCGTCAGTTGAAGGAGCTAGCATTTTGCCAGCAATCCTGTCAGAAGATGGTAACCCAAAATTAGAGCCTTCTTTTGTTGGCACACCACTTGAGAGTAAGTCTTGTCATATGGAGCCTTGCTTACCTAAAGACACTGTAGAATCTTCATTGCAGAAGGTGGAGTTAATGGACCACAGGATGGAAATTGGTGAAACAAACTCAGTATATCATGATGATGAGAACTCAGTTCTGAGCATTGACCTTAATCACTTGAGACCTATTCCGGAAGCCATCAGTCCTCTGAATAGTCCAGTGAGACCTGTGGCAAAAGTTCTTAGAATAGAAAGCCCATCTCAAGTTCCATTGTACAATAACAGCCATAAAG ATGTTTTTCCACTAAATTCAGCTCATTCTACCGCCAAGAATCAGTCTGATGATATCAATAAGGAAAATCAAAAGCCAACTTGCAAATCTGACAaatgtacagaagcagactcccgTAAGAATTCATCTACAGATGAATTAGAAGAAGGAGAAATTATAAGTGACAATGAAACATCTAAACCACAAGAAAGTTTTGAAAAAGGCGCCAAACCTAGAACTTCTCCTCAAGCGCGGAACACAAAGATTAacccaggaagaaggaaaagtactGTACATTTGGATGAAAATAACAGGAAAACATCTTCTGTAAAAATCCATCAGACCAACAGCAAATACAGTAAGACACCTAGTGACTCTCGCAGATCTTCAAAAACAGGGAAGAAAGATAAAACAATGAGTACTTCCAGCTTGGAAAAAATAGTTCAGATTATTGCTGCACCCTCTTCTGTACGAGAGGTTATGCACATGTTACGAATGATAAGAAAACATGTAAGGAAAAACTATATGAAATTCAAGGTAAAGTTTTCATTAATACAATTTCATAGAATTATTGAGTCAGCAATTTTGAATTTTACATCTCTAATTAGGCACCTTGATTTATCCAAGATCTCTAAGTCAGAGACTGCTTTACAGAAGAATCTCTGTGATATTATAGAATCTAAACTTAAGCAAGTTAAAAAGAATGGCATAGTTGATCGTTTATTTGAACAGCAACTACCAGATATGAAAAAAAAGCTGTGGAAATTTGTAGATGAGCAACTTGATTATTTGTTTGGAAAGCTTAAAAAAATGCTAGTAAAGTTTTGTGATTCCATGCACTTTGGAAGTGACAGCGATGAAGGAAAActtgaaaaaacaaataaagaaaaagtacAACGTTCAAATTGTCAGAAGGGGAATATGGAGAACTCCAGCaaagaaatactgaaaataaaagccCCCAAATCAGAAGACTCTGTTCATTTTGAGTCTTTACTAGGTTGTAAAAAATCTGAGGAAAAACACCAAGACCAAAACAACTCCAATATGAGCACAGTAAAGCATggcattaaaaaaagttttaataccTGCTTTGATaacataaagaactctcaatccAAAGAGCCCTCCTTGGAACTAAACTGTCCGAGCACCCCAAAGCCCGGAAGAATAGAAGGCAGCACTGTGGAAGATGCACAGGCATCCCAGCATGCGGCTTTGAAGCCAGAACGTAGTTTTGAAATTCTTACTGAACAGCAAGCATCTAGCCTTACTTTTAATTTAGTGAGTGATGCTCAGATGGGTGAGATATTTAAAAGTTTGTTGCAAGGTTCTGATCTTTTGGATGGCAGTGTTAATGGTAATGAAAAAAGTGAGTGGGAGTTAAAAACCCCAGAGAAGCAACTGCTAGAGAGTCTTAAGTGTGAATCTATACCAGCATGTACAACTGAAGAGCTAGTTTCAGGGGTGGTTCCTCCAAGTCCTAAAATGATTAGTGATGACAATTGGTCATTATTATCATCTGAAAAAGGGCCATCTCTGCCTTCAGGGCTTTCATTGCCAGTTCATCCTGATGTGTTGGATGAAAGCTGTATGTTTGAAGTGTCCACTAACATAGCTTTAAGTAAAGATAATACATGTAGTTCAGAAAAGAGCAAGTCCTGCATTTCTTCTATACTTCTTGAAGATctggcagtctctttaacagtaCCATCACCTCTGAAGTCAGATGGTCATCTCAGTTTCTTAAAGCCTGAGGTTTTGTCTATTTCAACTCCTGAAGAAGTTATTAGTGCCCATTTTAGTGAAGATGCCTTACTTGAGGAAGAGGATGCATCTGAGCAAGATATTCATTTAGCTTTGGAGTCTGATAATTCAAGCAGTAAATCAAGTTGTTCTTCATCATGGACAGGCCGGTCTGTTGCTCCTGGGTTTCAGTACCACCCTAATCTACCCATGCATGCTGTCATAATGGAAAAGTCCAACGATCATTTCATTGTGAAAATACGGCGTGCAGCACCATCTACCTCCCCTAGTCTTAAACAGAGTATTGTGGCCGATGAATCATTGGCATCTTTGCCTGGAGTGGGAAAAGAAGCTGAtgaagcaacagagaaagaatatATATCTTGTCAGAACTCGGTTTTTAAACCTGTGGATGAGTTGGAAAAATCCAACAAAAATGTTGATGGCAGTAGATTAGCTAACGAAGACCAGAACTCTGTGATACAAACACAGGTTCCTGATATATATGAATTTCTGAAGGATGCTTCAGGTAAAGTGGGTGATAGTaatgaagtggctggtgaatgTTTCAAATTGCATCAAGTATGGGAGCCAAAAGTGCCTGAAAGCATTGAGGATTTGCCTCCAATGGAAGAAATGCCACAGTCTGTTGGGGATCATCTTCCAGACACATACATAGACCTAACAAAAGATCCAGTCACTGAGACCAAAAACTTGGGAGAATTCTTGGAAGTGACAGTTCTAAATATTGATCATTTGGGATGTTCTGAAGGCAACTTGGATCGAAATGCTCAAATATTAGACAGTTCTTTACAGCTGGATACTGTAGGTGCTTTTATTGATTTGACACAAGATGCTTCAAGTGAGAGTAAAAATGAAGGTAACCATTCTGCTGTAGCTGATGGAGGTTTGGGGTGTCAGGTGATATGTATAGAGGAAGAGAACTGTAAGGAAGAAAAGCTGCCTGTGGCAAATAGGCCCTTGGAAAGCATTGTTGAGGAAGCTTGTATTGATTTGACCACAGAATCTCCCAGTCCCTGTGAAGTAAAAAAGGATGATTTAAAATCAGTGCCGAAATCAAATTCTGATAGTTCAGAGTTGCCTGGGGCTTTGGATAatgctcacaaaaaaagaaaaaacctttctGATCTAAATCATTCTTctcagaaaaaacaaagaaaggaaataaccagTAGGAAAAAGGCCAAGAAAATCACTCAGGATCCTGGAGAGAATGATGAAGCTCatcaaaggaaagccaataagaaaagAGTCTCTGCAGTAAATAAAGATCCCTCATCATTAAAAGCAAGCCCAGGGATGCAGGATCCATCCACAGCACCTGCCACTTCTCCCACAAGCCTTTCTGCAAAGaatgttattaaaaagaaaggagaaattatAGTTTCATGGACAAG AAATGATGACCGAGAAATTTTATTGGAATGTCAGAGAAGAGGTCCATCAGTGAAAACATTTACTAGTTTAGCTGCCAAGTTGaataaaaatccaaatcag GTCTCAGAAAGATTCCAGCAGCTAATGAAGCTTTTTGAAAAGTTAAAATGCAGGTAG